Proteins encoded by one window of Haematobia irritans isolate KBUSLIRL chromosome 2, ASM5000362v1, whole genome shotgun sequence:
- the LOC142225081 gene encoding uncharacterized protein LOC142225081, which produces MSLSSNLGPTIGIDLDFNEVFASRGRDLNIAHINCQSINPSNTSVKFDELKDLVLNSHVSVLGLTETWLKPHISNRSVSIPDYTFCRNDRPSRRGGGVGIYISNSLKFKTVYLGDMYGMCESIFVEITCGNSRILVGVVYLPHGNFDVIEDQLGDLLMTYEQVIVMGDFNMNLFNISTASGVRSVCSRLGLSIVHNSIPTHWDPSHNSTSLLDFFLISDVNKLLFTGQTSVPSLSHHALIFASFAYSFSRTFTCIEYRNYDAISIEGLKSYIDDFDFTYFYFTNDVNEKLHVLNSLLKVLFEHVPTVSFRVSAKGDPWMKKREVVIARRERDAAYRAFRNEPSLENRTYFCRKRNKAKSLIRKYRMRHHRDLFNRANQKEIWKIFNSRCSEDRNGCLGEVDVDEINRAFVVNGGAGSIGIDFDMTYMDYSGGTFSFDCIEMSDLYMALASVKSDAIGTDGIPLKFIKIVFPYISGHILHLCNSIIMTSTYPDDWKLSRIVPVPKRGKSFVCDNLRPISILPSLSKVMEYILKTQIVERVFSSGVLGEHQYAYRKGYNTAAMLLTMTEYVRERLNAGDDCVMVSLDLSKAFDRLNHSMLVRKLHTKYGFTSSACKMVWSYLVKRSQFVRMGDRDSYVADLSCGVPQGSVLGPLFFIMFVDDCVDCLDLNVVRPYLYADDVQLIFTGFRGISLVLESGINDNLRSLSEWLTDNGFVPNPDKTKAVMFRTGHRLFSYPRIHMCGTNIEFVDSTKCLGVMIDDCLNFSHHIDYVSSRVTLGLRKLYCCGLNLPLPVRHMMGFAFLMTQVNYCLELVSCTQHYNRDRIRLIVNRIVRFVYGLRRFDHVSDYVREFLGCNFEQYVSLQFPSFAFNTKGCEHGERNPIDARPFAVYHCTVPRRIVQWSEGRRNFKHRE; this is translated from the exons ATGTCCCTTAGTTCGAATTTGGGACCTACAATTGGCATTGATTTAGATTTCAATGAAGTATTTGCTAGTAGAGGGAGAGATCTCAATATAGCGCATATTAACTGTCAGAGCATTAACCCTTCTAATACATCTGTCAAATTTGATGAACTTAAGGACTTAGTCCTTAATTCTCATGTGAGTGTACTTGGTTTGACCGAGACTTGGCTCAAGCCTCATATTTCGAATAGGTCGGTTTCAATACCTGACTATACTTTTTGCAGAAATGACAGACCGTCTCGTCGTGGGGGAGGTGTTGGGATTTATATATCGAATTCGTTGAAATTCAAGACAGTTTATTTGGGCGACATGTATGGTATGTGTGAATCGATATTCGTTGAGATCACTTGTGGTAATAGTAGAATTCTTGTTGGGGTGGTTTACTTGCCGCATGGGAATTTTGATGTTATTGAGGATCAGTTGGGGGACCTTTTAATGACGTATGAGCAGGTAATAGTTATGGGCGATTTTAACATGAACCTGTTTAATATTAGTACTGCGTCTGGTGTTAGGTCAGTTTGTAGTAGATTGGGACTATCTATTGTCCATAACTCGATTCCGACACACTGGGACCCCTCCCACAATTCTACATCCttgttggatttttttcttataagtgATGTTAACAAATTGTTATTCACTGGCCAGACTTCTGTTCCATCTCTATCTCACCATGCCCTTATTTTTGCATCATTTGCGTATTCTTTTTCACGGACATTTACATGCATTGAGTACAGGAATTATGATGCTATCAGTATTGAGGGTTTAAAGTCTTACATAGATGATTTTGATTTTACGTATTTTTACTTCACCAATGATGTTAATGAGAAGCTTCACGTTTTGAATTCCTTATTGAAAGTCCTTTTTGAACATGTTCCTACTGTTAGTTTTCGAGTTAGCGCAAAAGGTGACCCGTGGATGAAGAAAAGAGAGGTAGTAATTGCTAGACGTGAGCGTGACGCTGCCTATCGTGCATTTCGCAATGAACCTTCTTTGGAGAATAGGACATATTTCTGTAGGAAGAGAAACAAGGCTAAGTCTTTAATTAGGAAGTATAGGATGCGTCATCATCGAGATCTTTTTAATAGGGCAAATCAGAAAGAGATTTGGAAAATCTTTAATAGTAGATGTTCGGAGGACAGGAATGGTTGCTTAGGTGAAGTGGATGTTGATGAGATTAACAGGGCGTTTGTTGTAAATGGTGGAGCTGGAAGTATTGGTATTGATTTTGATATGACTTATATGGATTACTCGGGTGGCACTTTTTCATTTGACTGTATTGAAATGTCTGATTTATATATGGCTTTGGCTAGCGTGAAATCTGATGCGATTGGAACAGATGGGAttccattgaaatttataaAGATAGTTTTTCCCTACATCTCAGGTCACATTCTGCACCTTTGTAACTCCATTATAATGACTTCTACCTATCCTGATGATTGGAAACTATCGCGGATTGTTCCGGTGCCTAAAAGGGGCAAGTCATTTGTATGTGACAACCTCCGCCCAATAAGTATCCTCCCATCTCTCTCCAAGGTAATGGAATATATACTCAAAACTCAAATAGTTGAACGTGTTTTTTCAAGTGGAGTTCTCGGTGAGCATCAATATGCCTACAGAAAGGGTTACAATACAGCTGCAATGCTGTTAACTATGACGGAGTATGTCAGGGAGAGGCTGAATGCTGGCGATGATTGTGTTATGGTGTCCTTGGATTTGTCAAAGGCTTTTGACCGTCTGAATCATTCAATGTTAGTAAGGAAGCTGCATACGAAATATGGTTTTACGTCATCTGCATGTAAGATGGTTTGGTCATACTTAGTGAAAAGGTCTCAGTTTGTGCGTATGGGTGACCGTGATTCATATGTGGCAGATCTGTCTTGTGGTGTGCCCCAGGGCTCTGTGTTGGGACCACTGTTTTTCATAATGTTTGTTGATGACTGTGTGGATTGCCTAGATTTGAACGTGGTCAGACCCTACTTATATGCAGATGACGTTCAGCTGATCTTTACTGGCTTTAGGGGAATTTCACTTGTTCTTGAGTCAGGGATTAATGATAATTTGCGGTCTCTTTCTGAGTGGTTGACGGACAATGGCTTTGTTCCCAATCCGGACAAGACTAAGGCGGTTATGTTCCGTACCGGTCATCGTTTGTTTTCATATCCGAGGATTCATATGTGTGGTACTAATATTGAATTCGTTGACAGTACTAAGTGCCTAGGGGTGATGATTGATGATTGTTTGAACTTTAGTCACCATATTGATTATGTTTCCTCCAGGGTCACATTGGGACTTAGGAAATTGTACTGTTGTGGACTGAATTTGCCTCTTCCGGTGAGACATATGATGGGTTTTGCGTTCCTAATGACTCAGGTGAACTACTGCCTTGAATTGGTATCATGCACTCAACACTATAATAGAGACAGGATCAGGCTTATCGTCAATAGAATAGTGCGTTTTGTATACGGTCTTCGTAGGTTTGATCATGTCAGTGACTATGTCAGAGAATTCCTTGGatgtaattttgaacaatatGTTTCATTGC AATTCCCCAGTTTTGCATTTAACACAAAGGGATGTGAACATGGAGAACGCAATCCAATAGATGCGAGACCGTTTGCCGTTTACCATTGCACTGTTCCACGTAGAATAGTGCAATGGTCGGAGGGGCGACGAAACTTCAAACATAGGGAGTGA